A window from Deinococcus aquiradiocola encodes these proteins:
- a CDS encoding nucleotidyltransferase domain-containing protein, with the protein MNGETGVLPVGTRVVTRSVLHTPAQIVLHPAGTLGVVVRAPTAAPHTYRVQFPDGSEHSFLRRQLSLHREQGNLVAPQSSDLWAQVQLRVVVGSRAFGLDTDTSDTDRRGFWLPTAAQHWALWGVPEQLENEETQETYWELQKFLTLALKANPNILEVLYSPLVEHATPLAEELLAMRSAFLSTLVYQTYNSYVMGQFKRLEADLRNHGEIRWKHAMHLLRLLLSGLSVLQEGEVLVHVGEHRSTLLAVKRGEVPWDELNAWRLDLHRQMAAAVQTTRLPERPDAARVNAFLIRARTAMLEHP; encoded by the coding sequence GTGAACGGCGAGACTGGCGTCCTGCCGGTCGGCACGCGCGTCGTCACGCGTTCCGTGCTGCACACGCCCGCGCAGATCGTCCTGCACCCGGCCGGGACGCTCGGGGTGGTGGTCCGGGCACCGACCGCGGCGCCGCACACCTACCGCGTGCAGTTCCCCGACGGCAGCGAGCACAGCTTCCTGCGCCGTCAGCTGAGCCTCCACCGCGAGCAGGGGAACCTCGTGGCGCCGCAGTCCAGTGACCTGTGGGCGCAGGTTCAGCTGCGGGTGGTGGTCGGCTCGCGCGCCTTCGGCCTCGACACCGACACCTCAGACACCGACCGGCGCGGGTTCTGGCTGCCCACCGCCGCGCAGCACTGGGCCCTGTGGGGCGTGCCGGAACAGCTCGAGAACGAAGAAACCCAGGAAACGTACTGGGAACTCCAGAAATTCCTGACGCTGGCCCTCAAAGCCAACCCGAACATCCTGGAAGTGCTGTACAGTCCCCTCGTCGAGCACGCCACGCCCCTCGCGGAGGAACTGCTCGCCATGCGCTCAGCCTTTCTGTCCACCCTCGTGTACCAGACGTACAACAGTTACGTGATGGGCCAGTTCAAGCGGCTGGAAGCGGACCTCCGCAACCACGGCGAGATCCGCTGGAAGCACGCCATGCACCTGCTGCGCCTCCTGCTGTCGGGCCTCTCGGTGCTCCAGGAAGGCGAAGTTCTCGTGCACGTCGGCGAGCACCGGAGCACGCTGCTGGCCGTCAAGCGCGGCGAGGTGCCCTGGGACGAACTGAACGCCTGGCGGCTTGACCTGCACCGCCAGATGGCCGCGGCCGTGCAGACCACCCGGCTGCCCGAACGTCCCGACGCCGCCCGCGTGAACGCCTTCCTGATCCGCGCCCGAACGGCGATGCTGGAGCACCCATGA
- a CDS encoding NADP-dependent oxidoreductase produces MPQAVRLHEYGGPEVLKIEQVPQPTPAAGQVVVRVKAAGINPGEASIRKGVFKDTWPSSFPSGQGSDFAGVIEMVGEGVSHLQAGAEVIGFTHDRASHAEFVVVPHDQVTPRPAGVPWEAAGALFVAGTTAYAAVNAVDVQDGDTVVISGASGGVGTIAVQLARLRGARVLGIASPARAEWLTAHGAEPVPYGDGLLERLQATAGGPVDAFIDTRGQGYVKLAVDLGVPTQRIDTIIDFAAAQEYGVKTEGNAVGGRTEVLAELAGLIAAGQLEVPIARTFPLEQVQDAYRELERGHTFGKIVLTPGEG; encoded by the coding sequence ATGCCACAAGCAGTGAGGCTCCACGAGTACGGCGGTCCGGAGGTCCTGAAGATCGAGCAGGTCCCGCAGCCGACCCCGGCGGCAGGTCAGGTCGTCGTGCGGGTCAAGGCCGCCGGAATCAACCCTGGTGAGGCGTCCATCCGCAAGGGCGTCTTCAAGGACACCTGGCCGTCCAGCTTCCCCTCCGGCCAGGGCAGCGATTTCGCCGGCGTGATCGAGATGGTCGGCGAGGGCGTCTCCCACCTGCAGGCAGGCGCGGAGGTGATCGGCTTCACGCACGACCGCGCCAGCCACGCGGAGTTCGTGGTCGTGCCGCACGACCAGGTGACGCCCAGACCGGCAGGCGTGCCGTGGGAGGCCGCAGGTGCCCTGTTCGTCGCCGGAACGACCGCGTACGCCGCCGTGAACGCCGTGGACGTGCAGGACGGCGACACGGTCGTGATCTCCGGGGCCAGCGGCGGCGTGGGCACGATCGCCGTGCAGCTGGCCCGCCTCAGGGGCGCGCGGGTGCTGGGCATCGCCAGTCCGGCGCGGGCCGAATGGCTCACCGCGCACGGCGCGGAACCCGTGCCGTACGGCGACGGCCTCCTGGAGCGGCTGCAGGCCACAGCTGGAGGGCCGGTGGACGCGTTCATCGACACGCGCGGTCAGGGCTACGTGAAACTCGCCGTGGACCTGGGCGTCCCCACGCAGCGCATCGACACCATCATCGACTTCGCCGCCGCCCAGGAGTACGGGGTCAAGACCGAAGGCAACGCGGTCGGCGGGCGCACCGAGGTGCTGGCGGAACTCGCCGGCCTGATCGCGGCCGGACAGCTGGAAGTGCCGATCGCCCGCACGTTCCCGCTCGAACAGGTTCAGGACGCGTACCGCGAACTGGAACGCGGCCACACCTTCGGCAAGATCGTCCTCACCCCCGGGGAGGGCTGA
- a CDS encoding nucleotidyltransferase domain-containing protein, which produces MIYPHPLHDAVRTHPYPLLFATVSGAHLYGFPSPDSDWDLRGVHVLPAREVLGLHPIRETIDSDRVVGGLELDLVTHDLRKFMALMLKPNGYVLEQLHSPLVVLTTREHAELRDLGRRCVTRHHAHHYLGFSAGQWKLLNRDDPPRIKPLLYTFRTLLTGLHLMRTGEIEANLEVLNTETRLPYLDDLIAQKRTGHEKEPLTGDLGFYETEFRRLTRQLEEAQVATHLPANVEPEVEAELSDLLVRLRLPI; this is translated from the coding sequence ATGATCTACCCCCACCCCCTTCACGACGCCGTCCGCACCCACCCTTACCCGCTCCTGTTCGCCACCGTCAGCGGGGCGCACCTGTACGGGTTCCCCAGCCCCGACAGCGACTGGGACCTGCGCGGCGTGCACGTCCTGCCCGCCCGCGAGGTGCTGGGCCTGCACCCGATTCGCGAGACCATCGACTCGGACCGTGTCGTGGGCGGCCTGGAACTCGACCTCGTCACGCACGACCTGCGCAAGTTCATGGCCCTGATGCTGAAACCGAACGGGTACGTGCTGGAGCAGCTGCACTCACCGCTGGTGGTGCTCACCACGCGCGAGCACGCCGAGCTGCGCGACCTGGGCCGCCGCTGCGTCACCCGCCACCACGCGCACCACTACCTGGGCTTCAGCGCCGGGCAGTGGAAGCTGCTGAACCGTGACGACCCGCCGCGCATCAAGCCGCTGCTGTACACCTTCCGCACCCTGCTGACCGGGCTGCACCTCATGCGGACCGGTGAGATCGAAGCGAACCTCGAGGTGCTGAACACCGAGACTCGACTGCCCTACCTCGACGACCTGATCGCGCAGAAGCGCACCGGCCACGAGAAGGAACCGCTCACGGGCGATCTGGGCTTCTACGAGACGGAATTCCGGCGGCTGACCCGGCAGCTGGAAGAGGCGCAGGTGGCCACGCACCTTCCGGCGAACGTCGAGCCGGAGGTGGAAGCTGAGTTGAGCGACCTGCTCGTCCGGCTGAGGCTGCCCATATGA
- a CDS encoding polynucleotide kinase-phosphatase, translating into MTSISLPELCLVALIGASGSGKTTFAREQFAPGEVLSSDAFRMLVSGDENAQDATHDAFEALYFVARQRLRRGLLTVIDATSVQADARRHIVALAREFDVLPVAVVLDLPEDVLMARYRARTDRHFGPQVISGQVGQLRKSLGKLQAEGFRHVTVLRSAEDVRAVSITRTRLYSDLRHEHGPFDFIGDVHGCLTELRELLEQLGYTLDGLEVTPPAGRKAVFLGDLVDRGPDTPGVLRLVMGMVAAGTALCVPGNHDEKLGRALRGEKVTVAHGLDRSLAQLEGEGPEFRQQVADFIRGLVSHYVLDGDEHNRGRVVVAHAGMKEAFQGRASGRVRAFALYGETTGETDEFGLPVRLDWAAGYRGEALVVYGHTPVPQAEWLNRTIDIDTGCVFGGALTALRYPELEVLSVPAREVYSEPVRPLVRPLVRPVNVSAQQQHDTLLDLADVTGARLIETRLRGRIAVREAEAAAALEVLGRYSTDPRWLVYLPPTMSPCETSGRDGFLEYPTEAFEHYRRAGLTHVICEEKHMGSRAVIVLTRSADVAAQRFGVQDGHAGAVYTRTGRPFFEEGDHALASGVLDGLRGAAQVAGLWEALGSEWVILDAEILPWSFKAGPLIREQYAAVGAAAQAALPAEVAVLEAGVDRGLPLADLLARTRQRLALTRAYSDAYRPYVRPVKSPGDLRVAPFHVLASEGAVHTEREHAWHLELLASLARAAPGLVTGTAHRHVELGNPGSVAEAEAWWIALTAAGGEGMVVKPATFTARGRKGLVQPGIKVRGREYLRIIYGPEYTLPEHLDRLRARNLNAKRTLALREFALGVEGLERFVRHEPLRRTHECVFGVLALDSEPLDPRL; encoded by the coding sequence ATGACATCCATCTCCCTTCCTGAACTCTGTCTGGTGGCGCTGATCGGCGCGTCCGGGTCCGGCAAGACCACTTTCGCGCGTGAGCAGTTCGCGCCGGGTGAGGTGCTGTCCAGCGACGCCTTCCGGATGCTGGTGAGCGGCGACGAGAACGCTCAGGACGCCACACACGACGCCTTCGAGGCGCTGTATTTCGTGGCGCGGCAGCGGCTGAGGCGCGGGCTGCTGACGGTGATTGACGCGACCAGCGTGCAGGCCGACGCCAGAAGGCACATCGTGGCGCTCGCCCGGGAGTTCGACGTGCTGCCGGTGGCGGTGGTGCTCGACCTGCCGGAGGACGTACTGATGGCCCGTTACCGCGCCCGGACGGACCGGCATTTCGGGCCGCAGGTCATCTCGGGGCAGGTGGGTCAGCTCCGGAAGTCACTCGGCAAGCTGCAGGCCGAAGGGTTCCGGCACGTGACAGTGCTGCGCTCGGCGGAGGACGTGCGGGCCGTGAGCATCACCCGCACGCGGCTGTACAGCGACCTGCGGCACGAGCACGGACCGTTCGACTTCATCGGCGACGTGCACGGCTGCCTGACCGAACTGCGGGAACTGCTGGAGCAGCTGGGTTACACGCTGGACGGCCTGGAGGTGACACCTCCGGCCGGACGTAAGGCTGTCTTCCTGGGCGACCTGGTCGACCGGGGTCCCGACACGCCCGGCGTGCTGCGGCTGGTGATGGGCATGGTGGCGGCAGGTACGGCGCTGTGCGTGCCCGGCAACCACGACGAGAAGCTGGGGCGGGCATTGAGGGGCGAGAAGGTCACGGTCGCGCACGGCCTGGACCGGTCGCTGGCACAGCTGGAAGGAGAGGGTCCGGAGTTCCGGCAACAGGTGGCGGACTTCATCCGTGGGCTCGTCAGCCATTACGTGCTCGACGGGGACGAGCACAACCGGGGCCGGGTGGTCGTCGCGCACGCGGGGATGAAGGAGGCGTTCCAGGGCCGCGCGTCGGGCCGGGTCCGGGCCTTCGCACTGTACGGGGAGACGACAGGTGAGACGGACGAATTCGGTCTTCCCGTCCGGCTCGACTGGGCGGCCGGGTACCGGGGTGAGGCGCTGGTCGTGTACGGTCACACGCCGGTCCCGCAGGCGGAGTGGCTCAACCGGACCATCGACATCGATACGGGGTGCGTGTTCGGTGGAGCGCTCACGGCCCTGCGGTACCCGGAGCTGGAGGTGCTGAGCGTGCCTGCCCGTGAGGTGTACAGCGAGCCGGTCCGTCCGCTGGTCCGTCCGCTGGTCCGTCCGGTAAACGTCTCGGCTCAGCAGCAGCACGACACGCTGCTGGATCTGGCGGACGTGACGGGCGCGCGACTCATCGAGACGCGGCTGCGGGGCCGGATCGCCGTGCGGGAGGCCGAGGCGGCAGCGGCGCTGGAGGTGCTGGGCCGGTACTCCACCGACCCGCGCTGGCTGGTGTACCTGCCGCCCACCATGTCGCCCTGCGAGACGAGCGGACGGGACGGGTTCCTGGAGTACCCGACCGAGGCGTTCGAGCATTACCGCCGCGCCGGGCTGACGCACGTGATCTGCGAGGAGAAGCACATGGGGTCCCGCGCCGTGATCGTGCTGACGCGCTCGGCCGACGTGGCCGCGCAGCGGTTCGGGGTGCAGGACGGCCATGCGGGTGCCGTGTACACCCGCACCGGCCGCCCCTTCTTCGAGGAAGGGGACCACGCCCTGGCGTCCGGCGTGCTGGACGGCCTGCGCGGGGCCGCGCAGGTGGCCGGACTGTGGGAGGCGCTCGGGAGTGAATGGGTGATCCTCGACGCGGAAATCCTCCCGTGGTCCTTCAAGGCCGGGCCCCTGATCCGCGAACAGTACGCCGCGGTGGGGGCCGCGGCGCAGGCGGCCCTGCCCGCCGAGGTGGCCGTGCTGGAGGCCGGTGTGGACCGCGGACTGCCGCTGGCGGACCTGCTCGCCCGGACCCGCCAGCGGCTCGCGCTGACCCGCGCGTACTCGGACGCGTACCGGCCGTACGTGCGGCCGGTCAAGTCGCCCGGCGACCTGCGCGTCGCGCCGTTTCACGTGCTCGCCAGCGAGGGCGCCGTTCACACGGAACGGGAGCACGCCTGGCACCTCGAACTGCTCGCGTCGCTGGCGCGCGCCGCACCCGGACTGGTGACCGGCACGGCGCACCGGCACGTGGAGCTCGGGAATCCCGGCAGTGTCGCCGAGGCCGAAGCGTGGTGGATCGCCCTCACCGCGGCGGGCGGCGAAGGCATGGTCGTGAAGCCCGCGACCTTCACGGCCCGCGGCAGGAAGGGTTTGGTGCAGCCGGGCATCAAGGTCCGGGGACGGGAGTACCTGCGGATCATCTACGGGCCCGAGTACACCCTGCCGGAACACCTCGACCGGCTGCGTGCCCGGAACCTGAACGCGAAACGCACGCTCGCCCTGCGGGAATTTGCGCTCGGCGTCGAGGGACTCGAACGGTTCGTGCGGCACGAACCGCTCCGCCGGACCCACGAGTGCGTGTTCGGGGTGCTCGCCCTCGACAGCGAACCGCTCGACCCGCGTCTCTGA
- a CDS encoding response regulator transcription factor has protein sequence MRLLMVEDDPRIARPTARALEDAGHVVVTQSCGQGGLAAARSGEYDAVLLDVLLPGLDGFQVARTLRAEGVDAPIIFVSARGALKDRVAGLDLGGDAYLSKPFELPELLATLRAVVRRAQGAANDMLAFAAGRGGLDMRGRQVTWDQVPVGFTAREYALLETLVAARGRWFTREELLSRVWGPSFDGASRVVDVYVSYLRRKLSPDALESSRGLGYRAP, from the coding sequence GTGCGGCTCCTGATGGTGGAGGACGACCCGCGCATCGCCCGGCCGACGGCGCGGGCGCTGGAGGACGCGGGGCACGTCGTCGTCACCCAGTCGTGCGGGCAGGGGGGGCTGGCGGCGGCCCGTTCGGGCGAGTACGACGCGGTGCTGCTGGACGTGCTGCTGCCCGGTCTGGACGGCTTTCAGGTCGCGCGGACCCTGCGTGCCGAGGGGGTGGACGCGCCGATCATCTTCGTGTCCGCCCGCGGCGCCCTGAAGGACCGGGTCGCGGGGCTCGACCTGGGGGGGGACGCGTATCTCAGCAAGCCGTTTGAACTGCCGGAACTGCTGGCGACCCTGCGGGCCGTGGTGCGCCGCGCGCAGGGCGCCGCGAACGACATGCTGGCCTTCGCCGCCGGGCGCGGCGGGCTCGATATGCGCGGGCGTCAGGTGACGTGGGATCAGGTGCCGGTCGGGTTCACGGCGCGGGAGTACGCGCTGCTGGAGACGCTGGTCGCGGCGCGCGGGCGGTGGTTCACGCGGGAGGAGCTGCTGTCGCGGGTGTGGGGGCCGAGCTTCGACGGGGCGTCACGGGTGGTCGACGTGTACGTGAGTTACCTGCGCCGGAAGCTCTCGCCGGACGCACTGGAAAGCTCGCGCGGCCTGGGGTACCGGGCGCCGTGA
- a CDS encoding sensor histidine kinase, with amino-acid sequence MTIRSRLATGVALLTLLVVLVVSGVQYAALRSFLTVGERERLSMLLPQLEGRLDRPDASRSSVLSGLPRTVDVRVLRAGSVYAQTPDFPPLPATLPPGFRHAAGHEVLVGTAVVEGQPGFVQLASDALGTVNPLRSYLQSLTVVAPVSVGLAWLLSYLLAGLLLAPLRRLERSAEAVGRDGEWRRALPGAGRRDELGRLAGVLQRVFTQIADLREREALFTQAAAHDLRSPLTAVKARLQGALVGPRGEADLRDDITEALVDVERVRRLSEHLLLLAQGEHEVQWQAVDLSDLAGRGVDRAREAWPDVQLDFGTRGNVTVKGDATLLAQLVENLLENAMQYGQGAPVLVSVTGAEDGVTLQVRDAGPGVPVHALPHLRQPFYRLDPARRGPRTGLGLAIVERIAVTHRAVLTLRSEGGLDVQVTFPPAGASGS; translated from the coding sequence ATGACGATCCGGTCGCGTCTGGCGACGGGCGTGGCCCTGCTGACGCTGCTGGTGGTGCTGGTCGTGTCGGGCGTGCAGTACGCTGCGCTGCGGTCATTCCTGACGGTGGGGGAACGCGAACGGCTCAGCATGCTGCTCCCGCAGCTCGAAGGGCGGCTGGACCGGCCGGACGCTTCACGGTCGTCCGTGCTTTCCGGCCTGCCACGCACGGTGGACGTGCGCGTGCTGCGGGCCGGATCGGTGTACGCGCAGACGCCGGACTTCCCGCCGCTGCCTGCCACCCTGCCGCCGGGATTCAGGCACGCGGCCGGGCACGAGGTGCTGGTGGGAACGGCCGTGGTGGAGGGGCAGCCGGGCTTCGTTCAGCTGGCGAGCGACGCGCTCGGGACCGTCAATCCCCTGCGGTCGTACCTGCAGTCGCTGACGGTGGTTGCGCCGGTGTCGGTGGGCCTGGCGTGGCTGCTGAGCTATCTGCTGGCGGGCCTGCTGCTGGCGCCGCTGCGGCGGCTGGAGCGTTCGGCGGAGGCGGTCGGCCGGGACGGCGAGTGGCGCCGGGCCCTGCCGGGCGCGGGGCGCCGCGACGAGCTCGGTCGGCTGGCGGGCGTGCTGCAGCGCGTCTTCACGCAGATCGCGGACCTGCGTGAACGCGAGGCGCTGTTCACGCAGGCGGCCGCGCACGACCTGCGTTCGCCGCTCACGGCCGTCAAGGCGAGACTGCAGGGCGCGCTGGTGGGGCCGCGCGGCGAGGCGGACCTGCGGGACGACATCACGGAGGCGCTGGTGGACGTGGAACGCGTGCGTCGCCTGAGCGAGCACCTGCTGCTGCTGGCGCAGGGGGAGCACGAGGTGCAGTGGCAGGCGGTCGACCTCTCGGACCTCGCGGGCCGCGGGGTGGACCGCGCGCGGGAGGCGTGGCCGGACGTGCAGCTGGACTTCGGGACGCGCGGGAACGTCACCGTGAAGGGCGACGCGACGCTGCTCGCGCAGCTGGTGGAGAACCTGCTGGAGAACGCCATGCAGTACGGGCAGGGCGCGCCGGTGCTCGTGTCCGTGACGGGCGCGGAGGACGGCGTGACGCTGCAGGTCCGCGACGCCGGGCCCGGCGTGCCCGTGCACGCGCTGCCGCACCTGCGCCAGCCGTTCTACCGTCTCGACCCGGCGCGGCGCGGCCCGAGGACCGGTCTGGGGCTCGCGATCGTGGAACGGATCGCCGTCACGCACCGCGCCGTCCTCACGCTGCGCAGCGAGGGTGGGCTGGACGTTCAGGTCACGTTCCCGCCTGCGGGTGCGTCCGGCTCCTGA
- a CDS encoding AraC family transcriptional regulator, with protein MTHVASPTSELVPKTVLQGGARLFAASYVIRNAELGRIWRCGFHALLWLSGGEATLHCDGERFEVRAPALICLSPGQVYRWSAADDASRATLLGFEADIFTAGRAQDGLLDVALLHDLPLFRPGGTAMLAAAQNAATLDRLFDLCRQRYRQLSVPSGRQSWRVLPRHQEGVLLGYLHVILAEAATLAPAQALPVPAASSDLRLSRLFRLHAGQRALERLPVAAYAELLHVSPDHLTRAVRRATGQTPSAWLQEQLLTEARRRLALTAQPVEQVAEELNFASASQFSRWIRVQTGQTPRQIRQQGSGNWTVPGGL; from the coding sequence ATGACCCACGTCGCGTCCCCCACGTCCGAACTCGTCCCGAAGACGGTCCTGCAGGGCGGGGCGCGGCTCTTCGCCGCGTCGTACGTCATCCGGAACGCCGAGCTCGGCCGGATCTGGCGGTGCGGCTTTCACGCGCTGCTGTGGCTGAGCGGCGGTGAAGCCACGCTGCACTGCGACGGTGAACGCTTCGAGGTGCGTGCCCCCGCCCTGATCTGCCTATCGCCGGGGCAGGTGTACCGCTGGAGCGCGGCAGACGACGCCAGCCGCGCGACGCTGCTCGGCTTCGAGGCCGACATCTTCACGGCGGGCCGCGCCCAGGACGGGCTGCTGGACGTGGCGCTGCTCCACGACCTGCCGCTCTTCCGGCCCGGGGGGACCGCCATGCTCGCGGCAGCACAGAACGCCGCCACCCTCGACCGCCTGTTCGACCTGTGCCGGCAGCGGTACCGGCAGCTCAGCGTGCCGTCCGGCCGTCAATCCTGGAGGGTGCTGCCCAGGCATCAGGAGGGCGTGCTCCTCGGTTACCTGCACGTCATCCTGGCCGAGGCGGCGACGCTGGCCCCGGCGCAGGCCCTGCCGGTCCCGGCCGCCAGCAGCGACCTGCGCCTGTCACGCCTGTTCCGCCTGCACGCCGGTCAGCGCGCCCTGGAGCGGCTGCCCGTCGCCGCGTACGCCGAGCTGCTGCACGTCTCACCCGATCACCTGACGCGCGCGGTGCGGCGCGCCACCGGGCAGACGCCCAGCGCGTGGCTGCAGGAACAGCTCCTCACCGAAGCGCGGCGGCGACTGGCCCTCACTGCACAGCCGGTGGAGCAGGTGGCCGAGGAGCTGAACTTCGCCTCGGCCTCGCAGTTCAGCCGCTGGATCCGCGTCCAGACCGGTCAGACGCCCCGGCAGATCCGGCAGCAGGGAAGCGGAAATTGGACGGTTCCGGGCGGACTTTGA